Proteins from a genomic interval of Clostridium cochlearium:
- a CDS encoding nucleotide sugar dehydrogenase, whose protein sequence is MSQIRDELIKKLENKTAKLGVVGLGYVGLPLAVEKAKAGYEVIGFDVQEQKVEMVNKGHNYIGDVVNSDLEDIVNNGKLKATTDFSFVGEVDVVAICVPTPLDLYKQPDLSYVENSTKSVAKYLKKGMLVVLESTTYPGTTEEVLKPILESTGLKCGEDFFLAFSPERVDPGNKQFKTKNTPKVVGGCTEECTEVAATLYKNVLEGEVFTVSSPAIAEMEKIFENTFRNINIALANEIAILCNKMNIDVWEVIDAAKTKPYGFMAFYPGPGLGGHCIPLDPFYLEWKAKEYDFHTSLIQTSGRINDYMPEFVLENVMKLLNGKKKSLNGSKVLLMGVAYKNDIDDMRESPALKVIEQLESHGAEIVYHDAYIPEFQHKGKTYHSVDWKEVVSDSDIVVITTAHSDVDYQALADKADLIYDTRNATKDVKGNTEKIYKL, encoded by the coding sequence ATGTCACAGATAAGAGATGAATTAATAAAAAAATTAGAAAACAAAACAGCAAAACTTGGAGTAGTAGGATTAGGATATGTAGGATTGCCATTAGCAGTTGAAAAGGCAAAGGCTGGTTACGAAGTAATAGGCTTTGATGTTCAAGAACAAAAAGTAGAAATGGTTAATAAAGGACATAATTACATAGGTGATGTAGTTAATTCAGATTTAGAAGACATAGTTAACAATGGTAAATTAAAAGCTACTACAGACTTTAGCTTTGTAGGTGAAGTAGATGTAGTTGCTATATGTGTACCAACACCACTTGATTTATATAAACAACCAGATTTATCTTATGTAGAAAACTCAACTAAAAGTGTTGCTAAGTATCTTAAAAAAGGTATGTTAGTAGTATTAGAAAGTACAACATATCCAGGAACTACAGAAGAAGTGTTAAAACCAATTTTAGAATCCACAGGACTAAAATGTGGAGAAGATTTCTTTTTAGCATTCTCACCAGAAAGAGTGGATCCAGGAAATAAACAGTTTAAAACTAAAAATACTCCAAAAGTAGTAGGAGGATGTACAGAAGAATGTACAGAAGTTGCTGCAACATTATATAAAAATGTACTTGAAGGTGAAGTATTTACAGTATCATCACCAGCAATTGCAGAAATGGAAAAAATATTTGAAAATACCTTTAGAAATATAAATATAGCACTAGCAAATGAAATTGCTATACTATGTAACAAAATGAATATAGATGTTTGGGAAGTAATAGATGCGGCTAAAACAAAACCATATGGTTTTATGGCTTTCTATCCTGGACCAGGATTAGGGGGACATTGTATACCATTAGATCCATTTTATTTGGAATGGAAAGCAAAAGAATATGATTTCCATACAAGTTTAATACAAACTTCTGGAAGAATAAATGATTATATGCCTGAATTTGTATTAGAAAATGTAATGAAACTTTTAAACGGAAAGAAAAAATCCTTAAATGGTTCAAAAGTACTTTTAATGGGTGTAGCTTATAAAAATGATATTGATGATATGAGAGAGTCTCCAGCATTAAAGGTAATAGAACAATTAGAATCCCATGGAGCAGAAATTGTTTATCATGATGCATATATACCAGAATTTCAACATAAAGGAAAAACTTATCATTCAGTAGATTGGAAAGAAGTAGTTTCAGATTCTGATATTGTTGTAATAACTACAGCTCACAGTGATGTAGACTATCAAGCTTTAGCAGATAAAGCAGATTTAATTTATGATACAAGAAATGCAACTAAAGATGTTAAGGGAAATACAGAAAAGATATATAAACTTTAA
- the galU gene encoding UTP--glucose-1-phosphate uridylyltransferase GalU, whose amino-acid sequence MKVKKAVIPAAGLGTRFLPATKAQPKEMLPIVDKPTIQHIIEEAVASGIEEILIITGRNKRAIEDHFDKSVELEQQLRDTGKKDMLKMVEDISNMAEIYYIRQKEPKGLGHAISCARTFVGDEPFAVMLGDDVVYSQKPCLKQLIECYNEYKTTILGVQQVAREDVYKYGIVDGKYIEDNVYKVKGLVEKPKVEEAPSNIAILGRYIITPKIFEMLSTIKPGKGGEIQLTDALRELASKEAIYAYNFEGRRYDVGDKLGFLQATIEFALRKEEIKDEFEKYLLGISDKIKTE is encoded by the coding sequence ATGAAGGTGAAAAAGGCAGTTATACCAGCTGCAGGCTTAGGAACAAGATTTTTACCTGCTACAAAGGCACAACCTAAAGAAATGCTTCCTATAGTAGATAAACCCACTATTCAACATATAATAGAAGAGGCTGTAGCTTCTGGAATAGAAGAAATATTAATTATAACTGGTAGAAATAAAAGGGCTATAGAAGATCATTTTGATAAATCTGTAGAATTAGAACAGCAATTAAGAGATACAGGGAAAAAAGATATGTTAAAAATGGTAGAAGATATATCTAACATGGCAGAGATATATTACATTAGACAAAAAGAGCCTAAAGGATTAGGTCATGCCATTAGTTGTGCTAGAACTTTTGTAGGAGATGAACCCTTTGCAGTTATGCTAGGAGATGATGTGGTTTATAGCCAAAAACCTTGTTTAAAGCAACTTATAGAATGCTACAATGAATATAAAACAACTATATTAGGGGTACAACAAGTAGCAAGGGAAGATGTATATAAATATGGTATAGTAGATGGTAAATATATAGAAGATAATGTGTATAAGGTAAAGGGCTTAGTAGAAAAACCAAAAGTTGAAGAAGCACCATCTAATATAGCTATATTAGGTAGATACATAATAACTCCTAAAATATTTGAAATGTTATCCACTATAAAGCCAGGAAAAGGTGGAGAAATTCAGCTAACAGATGCTTTAAGAGAACTAGCTTCAAAAGAAGCCATATATGCATATAATTTTGAAGGCAGAAGATATGATGTGGGAGATAAATTAGGATTTTTACAAGCAACTATAGAATTTGCCCTAAGGAAAGAAGAAATAAAAGATGAATTTGAAAAGTATCTTTTAGGTATTTCAGATAAGATAAAAACAGAATGA
- a CDS encoding polysaccharide biosynthesis protein → MNKSKKLIVYDIILLVLALYLSLLLRLDFMISNEYMEFFKYAIIPVILITLFFNEMFKLYDSIWKYASIEELMSIIYSISLSNVVIILYNYFVTYKLLETRYMRFPYAAHIIFWILSVAFLGGTRFLYRIVDERHSGKICDKKKNRLLIIGAGDAAALLIKEIKKSANLNYDIIGLIDDNEEKTGRTINGIKVIGTRKDIINICEEKDIEEIILAIPSVDVKTKREIINICKNTKAKLKTLPGIYEIIDGRVSISKIRDVSIEDLLGREEVKLNNKDINKYIKDKVVLVTGGGGSIGSELCRQIARFNPKKLLILDIYENNAYDLQMELNYSQPNLDKEVIIASIREEDRLREIFEKYKPEVVFHAAAHKHVPLMENNPAEAVKNNIIGTYNLVKCSHEYKVKRFVQISTDKAVNPTNIMGATKRFCEIMIQAFDKISETEYVAVRFGNVLGSNGSVIPLFKKQIAHGGPVTVTHPEINRFFMTIPEAAQLVIQAGGMAKGGEIFVLDMGEPVKIKDLARDLIRLSGYEPDIDIKIKYTGLRPGEKLYEEILMDEVALTNTQHDKIYVEKPTEYNIDFIKESINEFRNIVYKDKESIFKLMEIKVPTYKRKTN, encoded by the coding sequence TTGAATAAAAGTAAGAAACTCATAGTTTATGATATTATATTACTGGTTTTAGCTTTATACTTATCATTACTACTAAGATTAGATTTTATGATATCCAATGAGTATATGGAATTTTTTAAATATGCTATTATACCAGTAATTTTAATAACTTTATTTTTTAATGAAATGTTTAAACTATATGATAGCATTTGGAAATATGCATCTATTGAAGAGCTAATGTCTATAATCTATTCCATATCCTTATCTAATGTGGTAATTATACTATATAATTATTTTGTTACTTATAAATTGTTGGAAACCAGATATATGAGATTTCCTTATGCTGCACATATAATATTTTGGATACTATCTGTAGCATTCTTGGGAGGGACAAGGTTTTTATATAGAATAGTGGATGAAAGACATTCAGGTAAAATTTGTGATAAAAAGAAAAATAGGTTACTTATAATAGGCGCAGGTGATGCTGCGGCACTGTTAATTAAAGAAATAAAGAAAAGTGCCAATTTAAACTATGACATAATAGGACTTATAGATGACAATGAAGAAAAAACGGGAAGAACCATAAATGGAATAAAAGTAATAGGTACTAGAAAAGATATTATAAATATTTGCGAAGAAAAAGATATAGAAGAAATAATACTAGCTATTCCATCTGTAGATGTAAAAACTAAAAGAGAAATAATAAACATTTGCAAAAATACTAAGGCAAAGTTAAAAACTCTTCCAGGAATATATGAAATAATAGATGGAAGAGTAAGTATTAGTAAAATAAGAGATGTAAGTATCGAAGATTTATTGGGAAGAGAAGAAGTCAAATTAAATAATAAGGATATAAACAAGTACATAAAAGACAAAGTAGTATTGGTAACTGGTGGAGGAGGCTCTATTGGTTCAGAACTATGTAGGCAAATTGCAAGATTTAATCCTAAAAAGCTTTTAATATTAGATATTTATGAAAATAATGCCTATGACCTTCAAATGGAATTAAACTATAGTCAACCTAATTTAGATAAAGAGGTAATAATAGCATCAATTAGGGAAGAAGATAGACTAAGAGAGATATTTGAAAAATACAAACCAGAAGTAGTTTTCCATGCAGCTGCTCATAAGCACGTTCCATTAATGGAAAATAATCCTGCAGAAGCAGTAAAAAATAATATAATAGGTACTTATAATTTAGTTAAATGTAGTCATGAATATAAAGTAAAAAGATTTGTGCAAATAAGTACAGATAAGGCTGTAAATCCTACCAATATAATGGGGGCAACTAAAAGATTTTGTGAAATAATGATACAAGCCTTTGATAAAATAAGTGAAACAGAATACGTAGCAGTTAGATTTGGAAATGTTTTAGGAAGTAATGGCTCTGTTATTCCATTATTTAAAAAGCAAATAGCCCATGGTGGACCTGTTACAGTTACTCATCCAGAAATAAATAGATTTTTTATGACTATACCTGAAGCTGCTCAATTAGTTATACAAGCAGGGGGTATGGCAAAGGGTGGAGAAATATTTGTATTGGATATGGGAGAACCAGTTAAAATTAAGGATTTGGCAAGGGATTTAATAAGACTTTCAGGATATGAACCAGACATAGATATAAAAATAAAATACACTGGATTAAGACCTGGAGAAAAATTATATGAAGAAATTTTAATGGATGAAGTAGCGTTAACTAATACACAACATGATAAAATATATGTGGAAAAACCTACAGAGTACAATATTGATTTTATAAAGGAATCTATAAATGAATTTAGAAACATAGTTTATAAAGATAAAGAAAGTATTTTTAAACTAATGGAAATAAAAGTACCAACATATAAAAGAAAAACAAATTAA
- a CDS encoding DUF523 domain-containing protein, protein MKIISACLCGVNCKYNGKNNLKQGVEKLLKEGRLIPVCPEQLGGMETPREPHEIVNSTASEVLDGKGKVLSKTYKDSTDKFVKGAYETLKIAKALGVKEAILKSNSPSCGFGTIYNGNFSGKKIRGNGVTAELLKRENIKIYNEEYIEKLLNE, encoded by the coding sequence GTGAAAATTATAAGTGCATGTCTATGTGGTGTGAATTGTAAATATAATGGTAAAAATAATTTAAAACAAGGAGTAGAAAAACTTTTAAAGGAAGGAAGATTAATACCAGTATGTCCAGAGCAATTAGGCGGAATGGAAACGCCAAGGGAACCACATGAAATAGTAAATAGTACTGCATCAGAAGTATTAGATGGAAAAGGAAAAGTTTTAAGCAAAACTTACAAAGATTCAACAGATAAATTTGTAAAAGGGGCCTATGAAACTTTAAAAATAGCTAAGGCTTTAGGTGTAAAAGAAGCCATATTAAAATCCAATAGTCCTTCTTGTGGATTTGGTACTATTTATAATGGTAATTTTTCAGGTAAAAAAATAAGAGGAAATGGTGTTACAGCAGAATTGCTTAAAAGGGAAAACATAAAAATTTACAATGAAGAATATATTGAAAAGTTGTTAAATGAGTAG
- a CDS encoding aminotransferase class I/II-fold pyridoxal phosphate-dependent enzyme produces the protein MYRLDQYKTPLFDALMEYVDRETIPFHVPGHKKGVGIDEEFKKFIGENPFKIDVTVFKLVDSLHHPTGPIKKAQELAADAYGSKASFFCIHGTSGAIQAMIMSVVKSGDKIIIPRNVHKSVTSGIILSGATPVYMQPELDKRVGIAHGVTPETVEKTLKENPDAKAVLIINPTYYGVATDIKKIADIVHSYDIPLIVDEAHGPHLGFNDKLPMSSIEAGADICCQSTHKIIGALTQCSLLHVGSERIDVNRVQQILSLLQTTSPSYILMASLDCARRQIAINGKELLDKAINLANYAREEINKIPGFYCFGKEIIGNPGVFAIDPTKITITCRDLGITGFQLDMILSNKYHIQLELSDLYNGLAVGSFGDTKENIDALINALKEISQEYKNNENKKSDFIDIPAIPEQVQIPREAFNSEKVVLPLKDSRGRISGEFLLAYPPGIPVLCPGEIITEEIINYIQKLKDTGLYVQGTEDSEVNFIKVVK, from the coding sequence TTGTATAGATTAGATCAATACAAAACTCCATTATTTGATGCATTAATGGAATATGTAGATAGAGAAACTATACCTTTTCACGTTCCTGGTCATAAAAAAGGAGTAGGAATAGACGAAGAATTTAAAAAGTTTATAGGTGAAAATCCTTTTAAAATCGATGTTACTGTTTTTAAACTAGTTGATAGCTTGCATCATCCTACAGGTCCTATAAAGAAAGCTCAAGAATTAGCTGCTGATGCATATGGTTCTAAAGCTTCATTTTTTTGCATTCATGGTACTTCTGGCGCCATACAGGCAATGATAATGTCAGTAGTTAAATCTGGTGATAAAATAATTATACCAAGAAATGTTCATAAGTCAGTAACTTCTGGCATTATATTAAGTGGAGCAACTCCTGTTTATATGCAACCAGAATTAGATAAAAGAGTTGGCATCGCTCATGGTGTTACTCCTGAAACTGTAGAAAAAACCCTAAAAGAAAATCCTGATGCTAAAGCCGTATTAATAATTAATCCGACCTATTATGGTGTGGCTACAGATATTAAAAAAATAGCTGATATAGTTCACAGTTATGATATTCCTTTAATTGTAGATGAAGCTCACGGACCTCATTTAGGCTTTAATGATAAATTGCCAATGTCCTCTATTGAAGCTGGTGCAGATATTTGTTGCCAAAGCACACATAAAATAATAGGTGCTTTAACCCAATGTTCCCTACTTCACGTTGGTTCTGAGCGAATAGATGTAAATAGAGTTCAACAAATATTAAGTTTACTTCAAACTACATCTCCTTCATATATACTAATGGCTTCACTTGATTGTGCCAGAAGACAAATAGCTATAAATGGTAAAGAATTATTAGATAAAGCTATAAATTTAGCCAATTATGCTCGTGAAGAAATCAATAAAATTCCTGGTTTTTATTGCTTTGGTAAAGAGATTATAGGAAACCCTGGTGTTTTTGCCATAGACCCTACTAAGATAACTATAACTTGTAGAGATTTAGGCATTACTGGTTTTCAATTGGATATGATTTTATCTAATAAATATCACATTCAATTAGAATTATCGGATTTATATAATGGCTTAGCTGTAGGCTCTTTTGGCGATACAAAAGAAAATATAGATGCACTAATTAATGCACTAAAAGAAATAAGCCAAGAATATAAAAATAACGAAAATAAAAAATCTGACTTTATAGATATACCAGCTATACCAGAACAAGTTCAAATCCCTAGGGAAGCTTTTAATAGTGAAAAAGTAGTTCTTCCTTTAAAAGATAGTAGAGGAAGAATAAGTGGAGAATTTTTATTAGCTTATCCCCCTGGAATACCTGTGCTTTGCCCTGGTGAAATAATCACAGAAGAAATAATTAATTATATACAAAAATTAAAGGATACTGGTCTTTATGTACAAGGCACAGAAGATTCAGAAGTTAATTTTATAAAAGTTGTAAAGTAA
- a CDS encoding endonuclease MutS2: MNKRALKVLEFYKIKEKLKSFVKTNAAKDIIDNLKPYESLYEVEMHLKETVEALDLLQTKGEPPFEGIYDIRDILIRVEKAMVLLPGQLLKVASILRSARRFKDYVARKYEESPHENIEDICESIEPLKGLEESVFNVVISDDEIADRASLKLYGIRRALRDKNDSLRDRVNSLVRKYSPYLQENIYTIRGDRYVLPVRAEHKGAVPGLVHDQSSSGSTLFIEPMSLVNLNNEIKELLLKEREEVERILEELSLKVYNNLDVININAKIIWELDFIFAKAKFASHNNCTLPKVNEDGVVDIIEGKHLLIDAEKVVPTDIYLGKDFTSLIITGPNTGGKTVTLKTLGLIHIMGLSGLLIPAKENSTIAFFEEIFADIGDEQSIEQSLSTFSSHMVNIVDIISKADNKSLVLFDELGAGTDPTEGAALAISILEELRKRKCKIVATTHYSELKGYALKTEGVENASVEFDVETLKPTYRLLIGVPGKSNAFEISKRLGLSEYIIEEAKKNIESDSLRFEDLIEKLQSKSIKASDDARRAEMYKLEADKLKDKYEDKLRVVEENREKLLRNAQDEARKIIKEAKEEADEILKNIRELERMGYSSTARQKLEEERKKLNNKMHKLEKEEENLNKEKGKKIEKVNLGEEVYLPKLDQKVIILSKPDNKGEVQVQAGIIKINVKLEDLRVIDKPKEETKKARKREAKLRLKMVEPEIDLRGMDSMEAIYNTDKYLDEAYVAGLKEVILIHGKGTGVLRKSINDMLKRHPQVKRYRLGEYGEGGTGVTVVELK; the protein is encoded by the coding sequence TTGAACAAAAGAGCTTTAAAAGTACTAGAATTTTATAAGATAAAGGAAAAATTAAAAAGCTTTGTAAAAACTAATGCAGCAAAGGATATAATAGATAATTTAAAACCATATGAAAGTCTTTATGAAGTAGAAATGCATTTAAAAGAAACAGTGGAGGCTTTAGATTTACTTCAAACAAAAGGGGAACCGCCTTTTGAAGGAATATATGATATAAGAGATATTTTAATTAGAGTAGAAAAAGCTATGGTTTTATTACCAGGTCAACTACTAAAAGTAGCATCTATTTTAAGATCAGCAAGAAGATTCAAAGATTATGTGGCAAGAAAATATGAAGAAAGTCCTCATGAAAACATAGAAGATATATGTGAAAGTATAGAGCCGCTTAAAGGGCTAGAAGAGTCTGTATTTAATGTGGTTATAAGTGATGATGAAATAGCGGATAGAGCAAGCTTAAAGCTTTATGGTATAAGAAGAGCTTTAAGAGATAAAAATGATTCATTAAGAGACAGGGTAAATTCTTTAGTTAGAAAGTACTCTCCTTATTTACAGGAAAATATTTATACCATAAGAGGAGATAGATATGTACTACCAGTAAGAGCAGAACATAAGGGTGCTGTACCAGGACTTGTTCATGACCAAAGCTCTTCTGGATCCACTTTATTTATTGAGCCAATGAGCTTGGTAAATCTAAATAATGAAATAAAAGAATTATTGCTAAAAGAAAGAGAAGAAGTAGAGAGAATATTAGAAGAGCTTTCATTAAAGGTTTATAATAATTTAGATGTAATAAATATTAATGCTAAGATAATATGGGAGTTGGATTTTATATTTGCAAAAGCTAAATTTGCAAGTCATAATAATTGTACTTTACCTAAGGTTAATGAAGATGGAGTAGTAGATATAATAGAAGGAAAACATCTTCTAATAGATGCTGAAAAAGTAGTTCCAACAGATATATATTTAGGTAAAGATTTTACATCTTTAATTATAACAGGACCTAATACGGGTGGAAAAACTGTAACACTAAAGACTCTAGGTTTGATACATATAATGGGATTAAGCGGATTGTTAATACCTGCTAAGGAGAATTCAACTATAGCGTTTTTTGAAGAAATTTTTGCTGATATAGGAGATGAACAAAGTATAGAACAAAGTCTTTCAACTTTTTCATCTCATATGGTGAATATAGTAGATATAATATCTAAGGCAGACAATAAATCTTTGGTATTATTTGATGAGTTAGGGGCAGGAACAGATCCTACAGAAGGAGCCGCCTTAGCTATATCAATTTTAGAAGAATTAAGAAAAAGAAAATGTAAAATAGTAGCTACTACTCATTATAGTGAATTAAAAGGATATGCCTTAAAAACTGAAGGAGTAGAAAATGCTTCTGTAGAGTTTGATGTAGAAACTTTAAAGCCTACTTATAGATTGTTGATAGGTGTGCCAGGAAAATCTAATGCCTTTGAAATATCTAAAAGATTAGGATTAAGTGAATACATTATAGAAGAGGCTAAGAAGAATATAGAAAGTGATAGTTTAAGATTTGAGGATCTTATTGAAAAATTACAATCTAAAAGTATAAAAGCTTCTGATGATGCAAGAAGAGCAGAAATGTACAAATTAGAAGCAGATAAATTAAAAGATAAATATGAAGATAAATTAAGAGTAGTAGAAGAAAATAGAGAAAAATTATTAAGAAATGCTCAAGATGAGGCTAGAAAAATCATAAAGGAAGCAAAAGAAGAAGCGGATGAGATATTAAAAAATATAAGAGAACTAGAAAGAATGGGTTATTCATCTACAGCTAGACAAAAGCTTGAAGAAGAAAGAAAAAAATTAAATAATAAGATGCATAAACTTGAAAAAGAAGAAGAAAACTTAAATAAAGAAAAAGGAAAAAAGATAGAGAAAGTAAATTTAGGTGAAGAGGTTTATCTTCCTAAATTGGATCAAAAGGTAATAATACTTTCTAAACCAGACAATAAGGGAGAAGTTCAAGTACAGGCAGGTATTATAAAAATAAATGTAAAATTAGAAGATTTAAGAGTTATAGATAAACCTAAAGAAGAGACTAAAAAGGCAAGAAAAAGAGAAGCTAAATTGAGATTAAAAATGGTAGAGCCAGAAATAGACTTAAGAGGAATGGATTCTATGGAGGCTATCTATAATACTGATAAATATTTGGATGAGGCATATGTAGCAGGACTTAAAGAAGTTATCCTAATACATGGAAAAGGTACAGGAGTTTTGAGAAAATCTATAAATGATATGTTGAAAAGGCATCCGCAAGTAAAAAGGTATAGATTAGGTGAATATGGAGAAGGCGGAACGGGTGTTACTGTTGTAGAGTTAAAATAG
- a CDS encoding tetratricopeptide repeat protein, with the protein MAIAISIFNEQQIKSKGDGCNLNNGKSFSEKLEKVLFLEVDENKLENIFKVTIKEKVYLPINADEIIKEVKNGNNMEKISISNFIEGMFFVMGADKEFKYNKYYIKMIKNIPESIKFIKGKIFKLIDEKKYEDAYITLKGLIQVDSSKENFEKLLLLVNGLRSLDKSYIDEELWAIDKTKELFEDYPLPYLYECIINKENGDYSKALFLLNNYLVRGGEETKEITDLRVALKSIVDYEKAKEILYDSPREALEILIPLLEEFEDDPLIYYYVSIAYRILENYEKAIYYLNKSINIDSAIPEVINELGINYAALGEYEKAIGYLRKVFEVTKAVEVCTNLVMCYLNIGKIKEAKEHLEIAKKIKPEDEIVMELEGILKNI; encoded by the coding sequence TTGGCAATTGCAATAAGCATATTCAATGAACAACAAATTAAAAGTAAGGGAGATGGATGTAATTTGAATAATGGAAAATCTTTTTCAGAAAAACTAGAAAAGGTTTTGTTTTTGGAAGTAGACGAAAACAAATTAGAAAATATTTTTAAGGTAACAATTAAAGAAAAAGTATATTTACCAATCAATGCTGATGAGATAATTAAAGAAGTTAAAAATGGAAATAATATGGAAAAGATATCTATAAGTAATTTTATAGAAGGTATGTTTTTTGTAATGGGAGCAGATAAGGAGTTTAAATATAATAAATACTATATAAAAATGATAAAAAATATACCTGAAAGTATAAAGTTTATAAAGGGTAAAATATTTAAATTAATAGATGAAAAAAAATATGAAGATGCCTATATAACTTTAAAGGGACTTATTCAAGTAGATAGCAGTAAAGAAAATTTTGAAAAGCTACTATTATTGGTGAACGGATTAAGAAGCTTAGATAAAAGCTATATAGATGAGGAGTTATGGGCAATAGATAAAACTAAAGAATTATTCGAGGATTATCCATTACCATATTTATATGAATGTATCATAAATAAAGAAAATGGAGATTATAGTAAAGCATTATTTTTACTAAATAACTATTTAGTTAGAGGAGGAGAAGAAACTAAAGAGATAACGGATTTAAGAGTAGCTCTTAAATCTATAGTGGATTATGAGAAAGCAAAAGAGATATTATATGATTCCCCCAGAGAAGCACTAGAAATTTTAATTCCATTATTAGAAGAATTTGAGGATGATCCATTAATATATTATTATGTTTCAATAGCATATAGAATATTGGAGAACTATGAAAAAGCTATATATTATTTAAATAAATCTATAAATATAGATAGCGCTATACCAGAAGTAATTAATGAATTAGGTATAAATTATGCAGCTTTAGGAGAATATGAAAAAGCTATAGGATATCTTAGAAAAGTATTTGAAGTTACAAAGGCTGTGGAAGTATGTACTAATTTAGTTATGTGTTATTTAAATATAGGAAAAATAAAAGAGGCTAAGGAACATTTAGAAATAGCAAAAAAAATAAAACCGGAAGATGAAATAGTAATGGAATTAGAGGGTATTCTAAAAAATATATAA
- a CDS encoding glycosyltransferase, which produces MKVLIISHMYPSTFNSMAGIFVHQQVKTLKEKGIEVKVISPVPLAPFPLNLISKKWARYREIPYKTNIEGIDVYYPRYLEFPKGIMFHRSGFFMAKGIKRIINKVYKEFKFDLIHSHVAVPDGYAGMILNKEFKVPHVVTIHGQDFQNTISRNINCKKALFNVLNHIDKIITVSNKLKNVVKDENFYNKIEVVNNGIDKDYISVDKIQENYIEKNRINKNLIKILSVSNLKETKGIHINLKAIAKLKEIYSNISYDIIGDGEYRGKLEELIKELGLEDNVSFLGKLEHKEVIDIMKQYDIFSLPSYKEGFGMVYIEAMAQGIPVIGVKGEGIEDAIENGVNGFLVERKNIEELVKIMKFLIENPYKRIDIGKCAIETVLNKFTWNVNADKMISIYNEMILK; this is translated from the coding sequence ATGAAAGTTTTAATTATATCGCATATGTATCCTTCAACATTTAATAGTATGGCAGGAATATTTGTTCACCAACAAGTAAAAACTCTAAAAGAAAAGGGAATAGAGGTGAAGGTAATAAGTCCAGTACCTTTAGCGCCTTTTCCATTGAACCTAATTAGTAAAAAATGGGCAAGATATAGAGAAATACCTTACAAAACAAATATTGAAGGTATAGATGTATATTATCCAAGATATTTAGAGTTTCCTAAAGGCATAATGTTTCATAGATCAGGTTTTTTTATGGCTAAGGGAATTAAAAGAATAATAAACAAAGTTTATAAAGAATTTAAATTTGACTTAATTCATTCCCATGTTGCAGTTCCAGATGGATATGCAGGAATGATTTTAAATAAAGAATTTAAAGTTCCCCATGTAGTTACTATACATGGTCAAGATTTTCAAAATACAATAAGTAGAAATATTAATTGTAAAAAAGCTTTGTTTAATGTTTTAAACCATATAGATAAAATAATAACTGTAAGTAATAAACTTAAAAATGTAGTAAAAGATGAAAATTTCTACAATAAAATAGAGGTAGTCAACAATGGTATTGATAAAGACTATATAAGTGTGGATAAAATACAAGAGAATTATATTGAAAAAAATAGAATTAATAAAAATTTAATAAAGATTTTAAGTGTATCCAATTTAAAAGAAACTAAGGGAATACACATAAACTTAAAGGCTATAGCTAAATTAAAAGAAATATATTCTAACATTTCCTATGATATAATAGGGGATGGAGAATATAGAGGGAAACTTGAAGAATTAATAAAAGAACTAGGTTTAGAAGATAATGTGTCTTTTTTAGGAAAATTAGAGCATAAAGAAGTTATTGATATTATGAAACAGTATGATATATTTTCTCTTCCAAGCTATAAAGAAGGTTTTGGAATGGTTTATATAGAGGCTATGGCACAGGGAATACCTGTTATTGGGGTGAAAGGTGAAGGCATAGAAGATGCTATAGAAAATGGTGTTAATGGATTTTTAGTGGAAAGAAAGAATATAGAAGAATTAGTAAAAATAATGAAATTTTTAATAGAAAATCCCTATAAAAGAATAGATATAGGGAAATGTGCAATTGAAACTGTTTTAAATAAGTTTACTTGGAATGTAAATGCAGATAAAATGATTTCTATTTATAATGAAATGATTTTAAAATAA